The segment CAAAAACCCACAGGAAGATCCTGTCGATGACCATGGCGACGTACTTCCAGTCATCCTCCacctgaggagagaagagaagagaagagaagagaagagaagagaagagaagagaagagaagagaagagaagagaagagaagagaagagaagagaaaccaTTTAGGGCAAAAATGAAGCAAGAGTACAAAAATATCTAGGATGCAAGTGGTCATGTGGAAtacatctgctctctctcctcctccctacttctctctctctctccttccatcctgctttctttttctcactctctctaaaAGACTCACATCGACCTTTGCTTAATGGCATCTGAAAAAGAAACGTGCGATTTCTAGCAATGACACTAACCATCACTTTCACTCCACTGTGTCCACAGTAGATTTTTATGGCTATGGGGAAATaaatagaggtgtgtgtgtgagtatgtgtgtgtgtgtgtgtgtgtgtgcgtgtgtgtgtgtgtgtgtgtgtatgagagatgAAGTaatctctcttctccttctctctctctcattccttctttccttcttatCTGGAACCATCAGCACCCGCTACCATGCATCTTGTTATTGGGttagtactgtgtgtgtgcgcgcgtgagtatgtgtgtgtgtgtgtacgcatataTATTCCTAGAGCAGCCAGCTGTGGCCGATTGGATCAGGCTGAAGTAACCATAACACCATTGTGTGCTTAGGGGAGGGAGCACGGCTCCTCTGTATGCATCATTGAAGCATCCAGGCTTTGCTAAGAAAAGATGGAGCAGCAGGAACAAACATATCAGGAGCATACAGAGTGTGAGGGAGGCGTACGCAGAGCGCTCCGTCTCTCACAAACAAGCAGCTTTACACTCCCATCATAGCTCCATGTAAATGGCTTTAACGGCAGTTAGATCCAAGCCAGGTAGAAATGCACACATCATGCAGTTAAGACACATGTAAcagagaatatactgtatgtatatctactgtatgtgtgtgtgttttcggcCTGGAGTTTTCCATGGCATTTCAGGACTgcttgcactgcaaaaaatatccatcttaacatgtTATTTAATCTCGTATTCAGTCttaaacattatttttcttAGGGAAAGTGAAGAATAATTTAATGTTGTGAGATAATTCCACCTATTTCCAATGccatttcacttatttcacaaaatttctcGGAACAAGTGACACTATCTAAGGCAAATCTCTCCActagtataaaaaaaaatgacatttctaaattctttaaacaatttgatttgcattgaaaacaaatgcaattatCTCAGCTCATTGGCATTTTTTCACTTGTCTTAAGAAAATGCTATTTTTTAAACTCAATATTAGATTAAACTAAGATGGATATCTTCCATAGTGTGGACAAGCACATTGGGTAATAGCATTTCTCTAAAGTGTAGTAATGGCTCCTATTATGTAAACCCAGGGAAGAGGATAGAGAGGCCTCTCCTCTGTCCAGTTCTCACTTGAGGATATAATCCTAAACCATGGTTCATGGTGTTATTAGTCCTACAGCTGAGAGAGATATTTCAAATCAAATGGGAAGCCGCTATCCTAAACATTCCTCAAATAATGCGATAAtgcaaaaaatgcacaaaaacttTGTCCATTCTTTAGTGAGAAGaaagaacttttactttttgtgGTTACACTGTGGTACGTATGAAAAAACTGTAACAAGACAACTCAAACTTCATGCTGGCTAACGTACCTCTTTGGCTTTGTTGCGAGTCCTCATGTTCTCGGCGATGTACTTGACGCTCTCGATGGCCTGCTTGATCTCTGGCGACACCACGGAGAAGGCGACCACAGCGTTGACCGACGCCGGGGCGTTCAGGGCCCTCGGCAGCTTGGGCAGCTCCGACTCCTGGGGCGCCTGGGTCTGCGGGgcctggggaggagggggcacCATCGGGGGAGGCACCGGGGTCGGCACCTCCTTCCCTCGGTAGGGGCACCTCCTGTTCATATCCCGGTTCAGGTCGCGGTTCATGTCGCTGTACTCCACACAGTTCATGGAGCCCCCGGCTGAGGTGGCGCCTCCTCCCCCGGCTCCACTATCCAGCGGTGGACACGCTACGCCCCCGGTGATACCCCCAATGcctacccctcctcctcctcctcctcctcctcctcctccacctccacctcctcccaggctgttcttcctcttcttgttccctccgctgctccctcctcctcctcctcctcctcctccccccgtcCCTCCGCCGATACTCCCGGAGGTGGAGCAGCCCTGGTCGATGGGCCGCCTCATCAGCATCACCCTGGGCAGCACCCCGAGGAACACGGACCGCACCCACTCCGGCATGGTGTGGGTCATGGGCGTGCGGTAGTGGACGTTGAGCACGAAGACGGTGATGACGATGCTGAGCGTGACGAAGATCATGGTGAAGAGGAGGTACTCGCCGATCAGGGGGATGACGAGCGACGTGGAGGGGATGGTCTCGGTGATGACCAGCAGGAACACGGTGAGGGAGAGCAGGACGGAGATGCAGAGGGTGACCTTCTCGCCGCAGTCGGACGGCAGGTAGAAGACGAGCACCGtgaggaaggagatgaggaggcaGGGGATGATGAGGTTGATGGTGTAGAAGAGCGGCAGGCGGCGGATGTAGAAGGAGTAGGTGATGTCTGGGTAGATCTCCTCGCAGCAGTTGTACTTGATGTCGTGCTTGTAGCCCGGAGCATCGATGATCTCCCACTCTCCGCTCTCCCAGAAATCTTTCAGGTTCACCTGGTGAAAAGCAAAACACAACTGTGAAGCGAATATTGCTTAGAAGTTATTTTGAGGAATGCTATTTTAAGACCAACGATCTCCCTCTATGAAAAGTGGTTAgttcaaaatgttcaaaatcTGCCTCTTGTAAACTGTGACACCTCACTAAATGAATGCTGGCATGGAAGTAAAAAGGGATTTTATTGAAGTTAGTCACTTTTTATCTAAACATTTTTGCAACACAATAGTAAAATTTTCGAGGATACAATCTTGTTATTAACAAGTAATGAATATCAGCTAACATTTTCATGACATGTTGGGATGAAACACTTTTATTGTTCACAATAtcacataaagaaagaaaaagctccCAGACACTGTCTACTGAACTCTGCTAAGAGCATCTTTATTAGGAACAACGTTTCAGTACTGAGACCTTCATCAGGTTATATTTTGGGTCTCAGTACTTGTTCCTAATAAAGACGTTCTAATAAAAGTTCAGTAGACTGTGTGggagctttttctttctttacttgCCGACTTATGGTCTtctcctacgcacctgtcacCTTGAATTAGGTGTGCAAAAGCTCTACCATTTTATGTTCACAATATCCCACAAAACATTGCTTCTTGTTCATGCCGTGTATTGTATACTATAGtatagtgcagtacagtacacatATGTAGTATAGCATAGAATGACTCATGCTAGGTGGACAGGATCTCTCCCCTGTGATTTTGAGTGTCCCACTGACCTTTGAGCCGATGAGCACCAGGTCGATCTTGGCCTTGTCGTAGGTCCAGGAGCCAAACTTCATGGAGCAGTTCTGGTAGTCGAAGGGGAAGTAGGTGATGTCCATGGGGCAGGAGGACTTGAAGATGGCCGGAGGAACCCAGGTGATGGTGCCATCAAACTTCAGCAGAGCCTTGGTCTTGTCTTCCACCAGGAAATCGCCCACGGCACTGAGAAAGGGCATTTTCAAGGAGGCATTAACATCATTGCATTCAAAGGCCATTATCCCCTTTAACCGAAAAGGTCAGAACAGGGTGGGCAGAAATAAATCATGTAACATCAGGATATAGGGAGGAGGGTGTGAAAATGAGGACTCATGAATAAAAAAGGTCTAAAAAAAGGGCTGACTCTGCATTCAGACTGACAGCAACCACATCATCATGCTACTGCCCATGGTTAATTTGAGCAACATGTTGCAGCAATATGCAGGACATGCAATATAGGACTGCAAATATGTGGTTGCCTGCTCATGGGTGATGTCTGACATTCAGTTGCAGCAAACCTCTGCTTGCCaacaaagaggagagaaagtgactGTGGTCAACATCATCTGACTTGTCCAAGGTCACAGAAAGACTTCAGGCAAATGATTATTCAACTTGCTCGCTGTGTGAACTCGCACTAAACCACAATAAAGGAATCATTGAAGACAGCCTGAAAATGTCTCAGCATAGCATTACTGGGCAAACTGACTGGCGCTCTTCTCCTCTTAGCATTTGTGCACTCAAGCTCTTACTTGTTGTACAAGACGATGTCTGGCCTCCAAATCTTGTTGGAAGGAACTCGTATGAACTCGATCCCATCATATTCAATGGGGGCCCATTTCAGTTTGTAGTCGTTCCAGACCTGAAACACAGGCAAACCGATAAATGATCAGATCCTAACAGAACTCACTGTGTACAAAGCATTTGGCGTCATTGAAGACCACACATCAAGGATCGGATCTGAACTTTACTCACATGTCTCAGCCATAGATTGGTTTCCATGATCTGATTCACCTCATCCTGAGAGGACAAATAGAAGACAAATTAGACAACAACAGGAGAGGaacttggatggatggatggagggacagacggatggatggatggatggatggatggatgggtgataTGTGATCTCCAGTCTTACCACTTTGACCAGTTGGGATATGGAGACCTCGAACTCCACTGTGACTGGATCAGATACATTCTCCACTGGTCGGATGAACTGGTTGTACCTCCGGAATAACCTCCGAAATAATCTGTCCTCCCCTTTGGAAGAATAACAGCctaatgagagaggagaagaagaagaagaagaagaagaagaaggttaTAACAAGATAGACAAAATcatagagagaaagataaaataagaaatataaaagcgATActactctttagcatacactatgtagagtgatagtaggcgattagcattatctcaaaagtcaGAAAACTAAAGCTAAAGGGTAAGTTATTTTGAACAATATGTGGCTAAATCTGGcagttttccctctctgtgtggcCCTTGCCAGGgattcttccatttttttttcctaatgaggttttcatgCAAGTTTCAATGGGAACAggttttccttgttctcattgagggtctaaggttgggggATGTCGTTTTTCGTTTATTGCggataagttgaccaatgggacaatctaaAAAGACATGGTGTATTCCtttcagagagcgagagaaaaatagagtgagagacagagaatgagagataggaaatcacagacagagagacacgcagagaaagcaagagacaTATCATCCCACATCCATATTAACAGTTTAATCAATGTCTGTTTGCTCTGGATGCAGAAAGAGGGCTGTGGGAGATCGAAGAGTGCTACGCAAGGCATTGCGTATttcagctgtgtgtttacatgaggAGGGCAAGTGAAAGCTTCAAAGCTTTTAGCAAATCTCCAAGCAGAGGATGCTTTCAGCAAGAAGGGAATGCTGTGATcttgtctggtgtgtgtctgtgtatatttatgtgcgtgtgtgcgcgtgtgacTGTGTTTTCACTGTTAAATGCTGAGTGTACTTTGAAAGGCTCAGTTGAAGGTCATATCGTGGAAAACTGCCACTAGTAACTCTGGTGCCTGGGATGGGACATAGACCCACGCCTGTCCAAGCAGAAAATGTTGCCTCACTtgggacagcacacacacacacacacacacacacacaccgccaccaccaccacgactTCAAAAAAAGGCTGTGCCAGTGGTTTCAGGAGACACTAGGCTCCAAATCCGCTATATATCCCCACAGAAAAACAACCAGAAATGCACTCTGTCTCTTCATCTGCTACTATCTTCATCTCAGTCTCTTCCTCCCATTTCTACTTAATcatctccctcactctttcactATATCTCATTGACTGTATCTGTTTGTTCTCTCACTTCATCTTATACCCACTTACTGACTCTCGGATTTCATATCCGTCTTTTAATGTTACATTCATCTGACAACGTAGATGAGCAGGAAAGACAAACTTTACCTCACTGTGCCAGTGCTTGTGCCTTTGTATCTTGTCTTTAAAGTGATCTGGCCATGCTAGAGACTGTTTAACTGCCAGGCAGATTCCAGGGCAACTATTTTCAGTATTTGAAACCATGATGAAATATAGTTTCCCAGGttttataaaataaacaatatgttAATATGATAAGATCCAATATGACATTACATTGGAAACGTATTGTCAAGCCAGCACAGACATAACATAAATCTTTAAACATATACATGACACAGACATAATACTTGTACATAAACAAGCTCCTGGTACATCAGTCAGTGTCTACTTATTGAGAAGCCAAGTCTGGTAGTATCCTCTGTTACTATGATACCAGTCAACCAGTTAAAACACCAGTGCTTTGCCTGGGCAATGCCTCACTGACAAAACTTCTTTTGAAAGTAGAGGCCAACCACTCCCATCATACCTTTCAAGTCAAGGAGGGGCACACACATCATTGAACATGGTCCCAAACCATCAAACCTGCACGTGCAGAGCCATTTTTAGtgttggaggggtgggggtgggggggtgctgCTTCACTGAAAGGCCAAACAGGGCGCAACTAATacccatatacacacaaataggcacgcacacagacactcaacaaataaataaaacatggccTTTTAATGGGACAGTTTCATTCAGCGTGACTCAGTTAACCCTCTTCGATCCAGTAAAATACTATTTTCACTTATCATCCTGTACATGTactcgtcatcatcatcatcatcatcatcatcatcatcatcaccatcatcatctctcAATAATTTGCATGTCCTCATATTTCTCCTCATGCATCTCATCACTGAAAGTGTTAGTCATATAACCAATAGGTGCAAGGAAGAACAACAACTGACACTGTCTAAGTTACATACAtaggagttttagttatacaaacatttctcggatgtagagctgctctggagtcagaaataatctcattggttgagttaaacctcagtgggcggagccaaagaacctcaGTTTTGCAGAGCGCAAGTTGGCTAGCTGGCAAACTTGCATGGCAAAGTCAAAATATAATTAAgcaatataaatggcaatgacttgaTGACCATGATTCGTGGTCTTGGAAGAAAGAATTTAATTTGGTTGTATTCCTTATTAAGTCTATTTGATGGCCTGTATATGTACATTCCACGGGTGATTGGTTCCACTGAGCAAGTTAAGGTCAATCTGAAACATAAATCACTTGAAGTGTGTCCAGTAATATCAGAATCTAAGAATGATAATACAGAAACATACTGAACAACATCCATAACCTGTTTTAACATTGCAAGGGACAGACACAGCTCAGAGGTAACATCAGGTTACAGAGGTAAA is part of the Centroberyx gerrardi isolate f3 chromosome 16, fCenGer3.hap1.cur.20231027, whole genome shotgun sequence genome and harbors:
- the LOC139925867 gene encoding neuronal acetylcholine receptor subunit alpha-3-like isoform X2, which gives rise to METNLWLRHVWNDYKLKWAPIEYDGIEFIRVPSNKIWRPDIVLYNNAVGDFLVEDKTKALLKFDGTITWVPPAIFKSSCPMDITYFPFDYQNCSMKFGSWTYDKAKIDLVLIGSKVNLKDFWESGEWEIIDAPGYKHDIKYNCCEEIYPDITYSFYIRRLPLFYTINLIIPCLLISFLTVLVFYLPSDCGEKVTLCISVLLSLTVFLLVITETIPSTSLVIPLIGEYLLFTMIFVTLSIVITVFVLNVHYRTPMTHTMPEWVRSVFLGVLPRVMLMRRPIDQGCSTSGSIGGGTGGGGGGGGGGSSGGNKKRKNSLGGGGGGVGIGGITGGVACPPLDSGAGGGGATSAGGSMNCVEYSDMNRDLNRDMNRRCPYRGKEVPTPVPPPMVPPPPQAPQTQAPQESELPKLPRALNAPASVNAVVAFSVVSPEIKQAIESVKYIAENMRTRNKAKEVEDDWKYVAMVIDRIFLWVFVTVCVLGTVGLFLQPLISFLK
- the LOC139925867 gene encoding neuronal acetylcholine receptor subunit alpha-3-like isoform X1; protein product: MNFPGKLTTVLVLVLLAAQGCYSSKGEDRLFRRLFRRYNQFIRPVENVSDPVTVEFEVSISQLVKVDEVNQIMETNLWLRHVWNDYKLKWAPIEYDGIEFIRVPSNKIWRPDIVLYNNAVGDFLVEDKTKALLKFDGTITWVPPAIFKSSCPMDITYFPFDYQNCSMKFGSWTYDKAKIDLVLIGSKVNLKDFWESGEWEIIDAPGYKHDIKYNCCEEIYPDITYSFYIRRLPLFYTINLIIPCLLISFLTVLVFYLPSDCGEKVTLCISVLLSLTVFLLVITETIPSTSLVIPLIGEYLLFTMIFVTLSIVITVFVLNVHYRTPMTHTMPEWVRSVFLGVLPRVMLMRRPIDQGCSTSGSIGGGTGGGGGGGGGGSSGGNKKRKNSLGGGGGGGGGGGGGGGGVGIGGITGGVACPPLDSGAGGGGATSAGGSMNCVEYSDMNRDLNRDMNRRCPYRGKEVPTPVPPPMVPPPPQAPQTQAPQESELPKLPRALNAPASVNAVVAFSVVSPEIKQAIESVKYIAENMRTRNKAKEVEDDWKYVAMVIDRIFLWVFVTVCVLGTVGLFLQPLISFLK